A window of Castanea sativa cultivar Marrone di Chiusa Pesio chromosome 1, ASM4071231v1 contains these coding sequences:
- the LOC142620710 gene encoding putative phospholipid-transporting ATPase 8 isoform X2 has protein sequence MRINFRKLYSFICFRPIYEPSHAQIGQKGYSRVVYCNDPDYLEAVKLNYRGNYVSTTKYSAANFIPKSLFEQFRRVANIYFLVVACVSFSPLAPYSSLSILAPLIVVIGATMAKEGVEDWRRRKQDVEANNRKVKVYGCNNTFCETNWKKVRVGDIVKVCKDEYFPADLVLLSSSHEGGVCYVETMNLDGETNLKLKHALDVTSHHDEKFFKEFTAVIKCEDPNEKLYSFIGTLSYDGKEYPLSLQQLLLRGSKLKNTEYVFGIAIFTGHDTKVMQNATHPPSKRSKIEKKMDKIIYLLFSTLVLIAFVGSLFFGIETKKDFSDGKLRRWYLRPDDTTVFYDPKRPSLSAFFHLLTALMLYGYLIPISLYISIEIVKVLQSIFINQDLDMYDKETDKPARARTSNLNEELGQVDTILSDKTGTLTCNSMEFVKCSIAGTAYGRGMTEVERVLARRREVALARRRGDPLPETGDDVQGHEGDAVDSGKSVRGFNFRDKRIMNGQWVIEPHPEIIQKFFWVLAICHTAIPEKNEETGEIMYEAESPDEAAFLIAAKEIGFEFCNAEQTSITLRELDPRNGKRGFRKYKRLQVLEFNTSRKRMSVIVRNEENQLLLLSKGADSVMFQRLSKDGRQFESQTKDHIKKYAEAGLRIMVIAYRELGEDEYNTWEEEFSKTKTYVTAKRDELVEEVADKIERNLTLLGATAVEDKLQKGVPECIYKLALAGIRLWVLTGDKLETAVNIGYACSLLRQDMEQIVITLDSPDIDALEKQGDKEAIAKASLESIRKQIGEGMSQINSKKESGFGLIIDGKSLDFSLNKDIEKSFFELAINCDSVICCRSSPKQKALVTRLVKGETGKITLAIGDGANDVGMLQEADIGVGISGVEGMQAVMASDFAIAQFRFLERLLLVHGHWCYRRIAMMICYFFYKNIAFGFTLFWFEAHASFSGQPAYNDWYMSFYNVFFTSLPVIALGVFDQDVSAKLCLKYPFLYLEGVENILFSWPRVIGWMFNGILTSIIIFFLTTKSMTKQAFRRDGQVVDYEVLGVTMYTCVVWAVNCQMAISINYFTWIHHFFIWGSIAFWYIFLVIYGYLPPEMSTTAYRAFVEECAPSVLYWLVTLLVVICTLLPYFSFRAFQTRFYPMYHDRIQRKQYEGLETENSDELPRQVRKKLHLRKTLMQRNS, from the exons ATGCGCATAAATTTTAGGAAACTCTATTCATTTATATGCTTTCGCCCTATTTATGAACCTAGCCATGCCCAAATTGGGCAGAAAGGGTACTCAAGGGTAGTGTATTGTAATGATCCTGATTATTTGGAAGCGGTTAAGTTGAACTACAGGGGAAATTATGTCTCAACTACAAAGTATTCTGCGGCTAATTTTATTCCCAAGTCTTTATTTGAGCAGTTTAGGAGGGTTGCAAATATATACTTTCTTGTTGTGGCTTGTGTTTCATTTAGCCCATTGGCGCCTTATTCGTCTCTTAGTATTCTTGCACCATTGATAGTGGTGATTGGAGCTACTATGGCAAAGGAAGGCGTGGAAGAttggagaagaagaaagcag GATGTAGAGGCAAATAATCGAAAGGTCAAAGTGTATGGTTGTAATAATACATTCTGTGAGACCAATTGGAAGAAAGTTCGAGTTGGTGATATTGTAAAGGTGTGTAAGGATGAATACTTCCCTGCTGATTTAGTATTGCTTTCATCTAGCCATGAGGGTGGGGTTTGTTATGTTGAGACAATGAACCTTGATGGAGAGACCAATTTGAAATTGAAGCATGCCTTGGATGTGACGTCCCATCATGATGAAAAGTTCTTTAAAGAATTTACGGCAGTGATCAAGTGTGAGGACCCCAATGAAAAGTTATATTCATTCATTGGAACTTTGTCGTATGATGGAAAAGAATACCCACTTTCCTTACAACAGCTACTACTAAGAGGTTCCAAGCTTAAAAATACTGAATATGTCTTTGGTATTGCTATTTTTACAGGACATGACACAAAAGTGATGCAGAATGCTACACATCCTCCTTCCAAGAGaagtaaaattgagaaaaaaatggatAAGATAATCTACTTACTTTTCAGTACTCTGGTATTGATTGCTTTTGTTGGATCTTTGTTTTTTGGAATTGAAACCAAAAAAGATTTCAGTGATGGAAAGCTTAGAAGGTGGTATCTTCGGCCAGATGATACAACTGTCTTTTATGACCCTAAACGACCATCACTTTCTGCATTTTTTCATCTCCTGACGGCCCTTATGTTGTATGGATACCTAATTCcaatatctttatatatatccATTGAGATTGTAAAGGTTTTACAGAGTATTTTTATTAACCAAGATCTGGATATGTATGATAAGGAAACAGACAAGCCAGCACGTGCACGCACATCTAATTTAAATGAGGAACTTGGTCAGGTAGATACTATATTGTCTGACAAAACAGGCACTTTGACATGTAATTCCATGGAGTTTGTTAAATGTTCAATAGCAGGCACTGCTTATGGCCGTGGTATGACAGAAGTGGAGAGGGTACTGGCAAGGAGGAGGGAGGTAGCACTGGCAAGGAGGAGGGGGGATCCACTGCCTGAAACTGGTGATGATGTTCAAGGGCATGAGGGTGATGCTGTGGACTCAGGAAAGTCAGTTAGGGGTTTCAACTTTAGAGATAAAAGAATCATGAATGGTCAGTGGGTTATTGAACCCCATccagaaataatacagaagttcTTTTGGGTCTTGGCAATATGTCACACGGCGATTCctgaaaaaaatgaagagacaGGAGAAATTATGTATGAAGCTGAGTCCCCAGATGAAGCAGCCTTTCTCATAGCTGCAAAGGAGATTGGCTTTGAGTTTTGTAATGCAGAACAAACAAGCATCACATTGCGCGAGTTAGATCCTAGGAATGGAAAAAGGGGTTTTAG AAAATACAAGCGTCTACAAGTCTTAGAGTTTAATACTTCTCGCAAAAGAATGTCAGTGATTGtaagaaatgaagaaaatcaGTTGTTGCTCCTTTCGAAGGGGGCTGACAG TGTAATGTTTCAAAGGCTTTCAAAAGACGGGCGGCAGTTTGAGTCCCAGACCAAGGATCACATCAAAAAATATGCTGAAGCAGGTCTAAGGATCATGGTAATTGCATACCGTGAGCTTGGTGAAGATGAATATAATACATGGGAGGAGGAGTTTTCAAAGACCAAAACATATGTCACTGCAAAGCGTGATGAATTGGTGGAGGAAGTTGCTGATAAGATAGAAAGGAATTTGACTCTTCTTGGTGCTACAGCCGTTGAAGACAAACTGCAAAAGGGG GTTCCAGAATGTATTTACAAGCTTGCCCTAGCTGGAATTAGGCTATGGGTATTAACTGGTGATAAGTTGGAGACAGCAGTTAATATTGG gtATGCTTGTAGTTTACTTAGACAAGATATGGAACAAATTGTGATCACTCTGGATTCACCAGACATTGATGCCTTGGAAAAACAAGGGGATAAAGAGGCCATTGCAAAG GCTTCTCTTGAAAGCATAAGGAAGCAAATTGGAGAAGGGATGTCTCAGataaactcaaaaaaagaaagtggcTTTGGCCTAATAATTGATGGAAAATCCTTGGATTTTTCACTAAACAAGGACATAGAGAAGTCATTTTTTGAACTTGCAATTAATTGTGATTCTGTTATATGTTGCCGATCTTCGCCCAAGCAGAAAGCTCTC GTTACAAGATTGGTAAAAGGAGAAACAGGTAAGATAACACTCGCTATTGGTGATGGGGCAAATGATGTTGGCATGCTTCAAGAGGCTGATATTGGAGTTGGGATTAGTGGTGTTGAAGGGATGCAG GCGGTGATGGCAAGTGATTTTGCGATAGCTCAGTTCCGTTTTCTAGAACGTTTGTTGCTGGTACATGGGCATTGGTGTTACAGACGAATAGCAATGATG ATATGCTACTTCTTCTACAAGAACATAGCATTTGGGTTCACTCTGTTTTGGTTTGAGGCCCATGCTTCTTTCTCTGGTCAACCTGCATATAATGATTGGTATATGTCATTTTACAATGTCTTCTTCACCTCACTTCCAGTAATTGCTCTCGGTGTTTTTGACCAGGATGTTTCTGCAAAACTTTGTCTCAAG TACCCCTTCTTATATTTGGAGGGAGTCGAGAACATTCTCTTCAGCTGGCCCCGTGTAATTGGTTGGATGTTTAATGGAATTCTAACCTCCATAATTATCTTCTTCTTGACAACCAAGTCAATGACTAAACAAGCCTTTCGGAGAGATGGCCAAGTAGTCGACTATGAAGTCCTCGGGGTCACAATGTATACTTGTGTCGTATGGGCTGTAAATTGCCAAATGGCAATCTCCATCAACTACTTCACTTGGATCCATCACTTCTTCATTTGGGGCAGCATTGCCTTCTGGTATATATTCTTAGTTATTTATGGTTATCTCCCACCAGAGATGTCAACAACAGCATATAGGGCTTTTGTGGAAGAATGTGCCCCGAGTGTTCTCTATTGGTTGGTCACCCTCTTAGTTGTCATTTGCACTCTGCTGCCTTACTTTTCCTTTAGGGCTttccaaacaagattttatCCAATGTATCATGACCGAATACAAAGAAAACAGTATGAAGGTTTAGAGACTGAGAACTCTGATGAATTACCTAGGCAAGTCAGGAAGAAACTGCATCTCAGGAAGACATTGATGCAGAGGAATTCATGA
- the LOC142620710 gene encoding putative phospholipid-transporting ATPase 8 isoform X1 has translation MRINFRKLYSFICFRPIYEPSHAQIGQKGYSRVVYCNDPDYLEAVKLNYRGNYVSTTKYSAANFIPKSLFEQFRRVANIYFLVVACVSFSPLAPYSSLSILAPLIVVIGATMAKEGVEDWRRRKQDVEANNRKVKVYGCNNTFCETNWKKVRVGDIVKVCKDEYFPADLVLLSSSHEGGVCYVETMNLDGETNLKLKHALDVTSHHDEKFFKEFTAVIKCEDPNEKLYSFIGTLSYDGKEYPLSLQQLLLRGSKLKNTEYVFGIAIFTGHDTKVMQNATHPPSKRSKIEKKMDKIIYLLFSTLVLIAFVGSLFFGIETKKDFSDGKLRRWYLRPDDTTVFYDPKRPSLSAFFHLLTALMLYGYLIPISLYISIEIVKVLQSIFINQDLDMYDKETDKPARARTSNLNEELGQVDTILSDKTGTLTCNSMEFVKCSIAGTAYGRGMTEVERVLARRREVALARRRGDPLPETGDDVQGHEGDAVDSGKSVRGFNFRDKRIMNGQWVIEPHPEIIQKFFWVLAICHTAIPEKNEETGEIMYEAESPDEAAFLIAAKEIGFEFCNAEQTSITLRELDPRNGKRGFRKYKRLQVLEFNTSRKRMSVIVRNEENQLLLLSKGADSVMFQRLSKDGRQFESQTKDHIKKYAEAGLRIMVIAYRELGEDEYNTWEEEFSKTKTYVTAKRDELVEEVADKIERNLTLLGATAVEDKLQKGVPECIYKLALAGIRLWVLTGDKLETAVNIGYCRNFGAGIIYVIFVEDSNFNYFKIFRYACSLLRQDMEQIVITLDSPDIDALEKQGDKEAIAKASLESIRKQIGEGMSQINSKKESGFGLIIDGKSLDFSLNKDIEKSFFELAINCDSVICCRSSPKQKALVTRLVKGETGKITLAIGDGANDVGMLQEADIGVGISGVEGMQAVMASDFAIAQFRFLERLLLVHGHWCYRRIAMMICYFFYKNIAFGFTLFWFEAHASFSGQPAYNDWYMSFYNVFFTSLPVIALGVFDQDVSAKLCLKYPFLYLEGVENILFSWPRVIGWMFNGILTSIIIFFLTTKSMTKQAFRRDGQVVDYEVLGVTMYTCVVWAVNCQMAISINYFTWIHHFFIWGSIAFWYIFLVIYGYLPPEMSTTAYRAFVEECAPSVLYWLVTLLVVICTLLPYFSFRAFQTRFYPMYHDRIQRKQYEGLETENSDELPRQVRKKLHLRKTLMQRNS, from the exons ATGCGCATAAATTTTAGGAAACTCTATTCATTTATATGCTTTCGCCCTATTTATGAACCTAGCCATGCCCAAATTGGGCAGAAAGGGTACTCAAGGGTAGTGTATTGTAATGATCCTGATTATTTGGAAGCGGTTAAGTTGAACTACAGGGGAAATTATGTCTCAACTACAAAGTATTCTGCGGCTAATTTTATTCCCAAGTCTTTATTTGAGCAGTTTAGGAGGGTTGCAAATATATACTTTCTTGTTGTGGCTTGTGTTTCATTTAGCCCATTGGCGCCTTATTCGTCTCTTAGTATTCTTGCACCATTGATAGTGGTGATTGGAGCTACTATGGCAAAGGAAGGCGTGGAAGAttggagaagaagaaagcag GATGTAGAGGCAAATAATCGAAAGGTCAAAGTGTATGGTTGTAATAATACATTCTGTGAGACCAATTGGAAGAAAGTTCGAGTTGGTGATATTGTAAAGGTGTGTAAGGATGAATACTTCCCTGCTGATTTAGTATTGCTTTCATCTAGCCATGAGGGTGGGGTTTGTTATGTTGAGACAATGAACCTTGATGGAGAGACCAATTTGAAATTGAAGCATGCCTTGGATGTGACGTCCCATCATGATGAAAAGTTCTTTAAAGAATTTACGGCAGTGATCAAGTGTGAGGACCCCAATGAAAAGTTATATTCATTCATTGGAACTTTGTCGTATGATGGAAAAGAATACCCACTTTCCTTACAACAGCTACTACTAAGAGGTTCCAAGCTTAAAAATACTGAATATGTCTTTGGTATTGCTATTTTTACAGGACATGACACAAAAGTGATGCAGAATGCTACACATCCTCCTTCCAAGAGaagtaaaattgagaaaaaaatggatAAGATAATCTACTTACTTTTCAGTACTCTGGTATTGATTGCTTTTGTTGGATCTTTGTTTTTTGGAATTGAAACCAAAAAAGATTTCAGTGATGGAAAGCTTAGAAGGTGGTATCTTCGGCCAGATGATACAACTGTCTTTTATGACCCTAAACGACCATCACTTTCTGCATTTTTTCATCTCCTGACGGCCCTTATGTTGTATGGATACCTAATTCcaatatctttatatatatccATTGAGATTGTAAAGGTTTTACAGAGTATTTTTATTAACCAAGATCTGGATATGTATGATAAGGAAACAGACAAGCCAGCACGTGCACGCACATCTAATTTAAATGAGGAACTTGGTCAGGTAGATACTATATTGTCTGACAAAACAGGCACTTTGACATGTAATTCCATGGAGTTTGTTAAATGTTCAATAGCAGGCACTGCTTATGGCCGTGGTATGACAGAAGTGGAGAGGGTACTGGCAAGGAGGAGGGAGGTAGCACTGGCAAGGAGGAGGGGGGATCCACTGCCTGAAACTGGTGATGATGTTCAAGGGCATGAGGGTGATGCTGTGGACTCAGGAAAGTCAGTTAGGGGTTTCAACTTTAGAGATAAAAGAATCATGAATGGTCAGTGGGTTATTGAACCCCATccagaaataatacagaagttcTTTTGGGTCTTGGCAATATGTCACACGGCGATTCctgaaaaaaatgaagagacaGGAGAAATTATGTATGAAGCTGAGTCCCCAGATGAAGCAGCCTTTCTCATAGCTGCAAAGGAGATTGGCTTTGAGTTTTGTAATGCAGAACAAACAAGCATCACATTGCGCGAGTTAGATCCTAGGAATGGAAAAAGGGGTTTTAG AAAATACAAGCGTCTACAAGTCTTAGAGTTTAATACTTCTCGCAAAAGAATGTCAGTGATTGtaagaaatgaagaaaatcaGTTGTTGCTCCTTTCGAAGGGGGCTGACAG TGTAATGTTTCAAAGGCTTTCAAAAGACGGGCGGCAGTTTGAGTCCCAGACCAAGGATCACATCAAAAAATATGCTGAAGCAGGTCTAAGGATCATGGTAATTGCATACCGTGAGCTTGGTGAAGATGAATATAATACATGGGAGGAGGAGTTTTCAAAGACCAAAACATATGTCACTGCAAAGCGTGATGAATTGGTGGAGGAAGTTGCTGATAAGATAGAAAGGAATTTGACTCTTCTTGGTGCTACAGCCGTTGAAGACAAACTGCAAAAGGGG GTTCCAGAATGTATTTACAAGCTTGCCCTAGCTGGAATTAGGCTATGGGTATTAACTGGTGATAAGTTGGAGACAGCAGTTAATATTGGGTATTGTAGAAATTTTGGTGCAGGgattatatatgttatttttgttgaagattcaaattttaactattttaaaattttcaggtATGCTTGTAGTTTACTTAGACAAGATATGGAACAAATTGTGATCACTCTGGATTCACCAGACATTGATGCCTTGGAAAAACAAGGGGATAAAGAGGCCATTGCAAAG GCTTCTCTTGAAAGCATAAGGAAGCAAATTGGAGAAGGGATGTCTCAGataaactcaaaaaaagaaagtggcTTTGGCCTAATAATTGATGGAAAATCCTTGGATTTTTCACTAAACAAGGACATAGAGAAGTCATTTTTTGAACTTGCAATTAATTGTGATTCTGTTATATGTTGCCGATCTTCGCCCAAGCAGAAAGCTCTC GTTACAAGATTGGTAAAAGGAGAAACAGGTAAGATAACACTCGCTATTGGTGATGGGGCAAATGATGTTGGCATGCTTCAAGAGGCTGATATTGGAGTTGGGATTAGTGGTGTTGAAGGGATGCAG GCGGTGATGGCAAGTGATTTTGCGATAGCTCAGTTCCGTTTTCTAGAACGTTTGTTGCTGGTACATGGGCATTGGTGTTACAGACGAATAGCAATGATG ATATGCTACTTCTTCTACAAGAACATAGCATTTGGGTTCACTCTGTTTTGGTTTGAGGCCCATGCTTCTTTCTCTGGTCAACCTGCATATAATGATTGGTATATGTCATTTTACAATGTCTTCTTCACCTCACTTCCAGTAATTGCTCTCGGTGTTTTTGACCAGGATGTTTCTGCAAAACTTTGTCTCAAG TACCCCTTCTTATATTTGGAGGGAGTCGAGAACATTCTCTTCAGCTGGCCCCGTGTAATTGGTTGGATGTTTAATGGAATTCTAACCTCCATAATTATCTTCTTCTTGACAACCAAGTCAATGACTAAACAAGCCTTTCGGAGAGATGGCCAAGTAGTCGACTATGAAGTCCTCGGGGTCACAATGTATACTTGTGTCGTATGGGCTGTAAATTGCCAAATGGCAATCTCCATCAACTACTTCACTTGGATCCATCACTTCTTCATTTGGGGCAGCATTGCCTTCTGGTATATATTCTTAGTTATTTATGGTTATCTCCCACCAGAGATGTCAACAACAGCATATAGGGCTTTTGTGGAAGAATGTGCCCCGAGTGTTCTCTATTGGTTGGTCACCCTCTTAGTTGTCATTTGCACTCTGCTGCCTTACTTTTCCTTTAGGGCTttccaaacaagattttatCCAATGTATCATGACCGAATACAAAGAAAACAGTATGAAGGTTTAGAGACTGAGAACTCTGATGAATTACCTAGGCAAGTCAGGAAGAAACTGCATCTCAGGAAGACATTGATGCAGAGGAATTCATGA